ATATGTAGATGACAAAAGAGATTTACCAAAAGACCAACAATTTGTATCGAAAACAACGGGTTCAACCATTGAAACAGTAGGAGATAAGTGGACAGATTTCATGATATCTAAGTACAAAACTAATACTCAACCTTTGTATGTTTTAACGGATTTAGAAGGAAATAGTTTGAACGAAATAACACCAACAATAAGTTATGTACCTGTTTCAGAATATGAAATTTGGTTAAAATCAGGGATTGAAAATTTTAAAAAATAATTGATTTGTTTAGAATTCAAATTAATTAACTAGCACTATAATTAGTAAAAGTATATTTTTAATTTATTAAAAGGAACACAAATAAAAAAGCCGTCTCAAAAAATATTTTTTGAAAAGGCTTTTTTATTTAATTATTTAAAAAATTAGATACGAAAACCAGATCTACTACCACCAGAAACAAATATAGCATCCATTCTTGATTTTTGTCCATTGGAAAACAGATACATTCCAGGATCATCAGTATAATCCATATAGTTCATAGTCATTTCAACTGGAGTTCCAGGACATGTACTATAATGTGGATATACAGGTACTCCATAATTTGCTGTATTGTGTGTAGGAGTATCAGATACCAAATCATCTCCACAAGTTGCGTCACCCCAAATATGACGTAGGTTCATCCAGTGACCTACTTCGTGAGTTGCAGTTCTTCCTAAGTTGTAAGGTGCATTTGCTGTACCTGACAAACCAAAGTAGTTTGGATCAATTACTACTCCATCAGTAGCGCTTTTACCTCCAGGGAATTGTGCGTAACCTAAAATTCCACCACCAATTGTACAAACCCACATATTAAGCTTGTTTGAAGGTGACGTAGGGTCTAATCCTCCTTTTTTCGTACTTTTCATAGCATCTCTAGTACCCCAAGAAGTTTTTTTAGTCGATTTTCTATTGATTGTTTCTAAGACAAATGAAATCCCTACATTCGCTTTGTCTCCAGAAAATAAAGCAGGAACATCATTATAGTCTGAATTTCCAGCATTAAAATCTGCATTCAAAACATCTATTTGGGATTGAATTTGTGCATCAGAAATATTTTCTTCTGCAGTTTTATACAATACATTAACTACTACTGGTATTTCAATTTTTCCGTTTACTAAACGACCTGTCAGCATAGTTTTTTGTATGGACTGTTCAATTTGATTCATCCTTAAAGCTAATGTTGGGTCAGCTGCTAATTGTGCTTCAAGTACATCTTGTGATGCACATTTACGCTGCGTAATTGCGTTTGTA
The Flavobacterium sp. WC2421 genome window above contains:
- a CDS encoding zinc metalloprotease, which gives rise to MKKIILSAVACMMLFSCQNESSDASSLSTNAITQRKCASQDVLEAQLAADPTLALRMNQIEQSIQKTMLTGRLVNGKIEIPVVVNVLYKTAEENISDAQIQSQIDVLNADFNAGNSDYNDVPALFSGDKANVGISFVLETINRKSTKKTSWGTRDAMKSTKKGGLDPTSPSNKLNMWVCTIGGGILGYAQFPGGKSATDGVVIDPNYFGLSGTANAPYNLGRTATHEVGHWMNLRHIWGDATCGDDLVSDTPTHNTANYGVPVYPHYSTCPGTPVEMTMNYMDYTDDPGMYLFSNGQKSRMDAIFVSGGSRSGFRI